In Castor canadensis chromosome 6, mCasCan1.hap1v2, whole genome shotgun sequence, the genomic window AAATAAAAACGGTGAAGAGGATAGCGAACAGAATATATGAATGTGTGTTGATAAGAAAGTATAAAATCAAGGCAATATACATTGCCTTGATGTTCTACCACTCTAAAAGGAAGTGGAGAGCCTCACTATGTTGTCCCCACTAGGCTCAAACTGTTGGGCTCAAGCTAGTCTCCAGTCTCAGATTCCTGGATAGCTAGGCGCATGCCACTGCTCTGGGCTTCAAAAGATTTTACTTAAAAAGTACATgtaaacagaagaaagagaaataaagacagagaaattaGATTCTCGGTTGAAAATAACGAAAAAAAGCGAAATGTATGAAAACTGAGattgaaccaaaaaaaaatactataaactAACCTTTCCAAAGGAATCCCCAGTTGGCTGCAGTTGATCCTCTCTGTCCCTAGAGTCAGGTACACAGGGGCTGAAGGCCATGAGATCAGTCTTGGGTGGCACCTCTCCAGAGCACACCCTTTGCTGCCTCTGTTGTGAGTACCAGCAACTCCCCACCGCGCTGGAGCACACCAGCATGGGCTTCCCAGGCCCGCACATGCTCCCAGAAGGCGCCACTGAGCAACGCAGAGCTGTGTACAGCAGCAACGTGAGCACCAGCAGACTGGACACCGCGCAGATGGCGATGATCAGGTACACGTTGACATTCACCAGCGCTACCTCTGGGTCTGCAGCGTTCACCAATGCCCTCGAAGAGGCCTTTGGTGTCTGACCACCGTCCACCAGAGACACCAGCACGGTGGCGGTGGCCATCAGCGCTGGCTCGCCATGGTCCTTCACCAACACCAACAAGCGCTGGCGCGGCGCATCAGCCTCGTCGAGGGCGCGCGTCGTGCTGATCTCGCCCGTGTACAGCCCCACGCGGAACGGGCTGCGCGCACCACCCGCCGCCGGCTGCAGCTCATAAGACAGCCACGCGTTGTAGCCAGAGTCCGCGTCCACCGCGCGCACCTTCGCCACCACGTGGCCCGCGCCCACTGACCGCGACACCAGCTCGCTCACCGCGCCGCCCACAGCAGGCCCCAGCAGCGCGGGCGCATTGTCGTTCTCATCCAGCACGAACACCTGCAGCGTCACGTTGCTGCCCAGGGGCGGCACGCCAGCGTCGCGCGCGCTCACCTGGAACTGCAGCAGCTCCAGCTCCTCGTGGTCCAGCGGCTGCAGCGCGTACACCTTGCCGCTCTCCGCGTGCACCGACACGTAGCTCGACAGCGCGCGCTCGCCCACCCGCCGCTCCACCAGCGAGTAGGACACCAGCGCGTTCTCCTGCGCGTCCACGTCCCGCGCCGACACCGTGAAGATGTGCGAACCCGGCGCGTTGTTCTCCTTCACGAACACCGTGTACTCGGGCTGCGCGAACGCAGGCGCGTTGTCGTTCACGTCGGCCACCTCCACGGACACGCTGGCCGTGGCCCACAGCGAGGGCGAGCCCCCGTCCCGCGCGGTCACCACCACCTTATAGTCAGATACGGTCTCTCGGTCCAGCTCGCCATCCAGCACCAATGAATAGTAATTCTTGAAAGTGGACACTAACTTGAAAGGAATATTAGGTGTCAAGGAGCAGGTCACATCTCCGTTGGTTCCAGAATCAAGGTCCCACACGCTGATCAGGGCGATAACAGTGCCCAAGGAAGCACTTTCTCTGATTGGAAGTGATAGAGACTTGAATTCCAAATTCGGCACATTATCATTGGTGTCCTCTACTTCTACAATAACTCTACAATGGCCAGAGAGTGGGAGTTGTCCCTTGTCAGTGGCCTCTACGAGAATTTCATAGGATTTGCATTCCTCAAAATCAATATATCCATTTACAATAATCAGTCCTGCATTTGGGTCTATGTGGAACTTGTGTTTCACGTTTGGTGAAATATCGgctgaaaatgaataaataatgtcCCCATTCAAACCTTCGTCTAAATCTGAGGCGTTAAGATTAATTAATAACGTTCCCTTTGGAACATTTTCTGGTAACTTCACTGTATACAGTGTTCTGTCAAAAACTGGAGCATTGTCATTGGCATCCAGAACTGTGACGAGTAACTGAACAGTGCCGGTCAGCTCGGGTTTGCCTCCATCCGTGACAGTGAGTAATAAAAATATCTCCGGAGTTTCTTCTCGGTCTAAAGATTTTCGTAATACAAGTCCAAGACCCTTTATCCGTTCATCACTGGATGGTTTTTCCACCGAAAAATACTCATTCGGGCTCAGTCTGTAAGTCAACAGAGCATTTGTTCCGATATCTGCATCCGACGCGCCCTCTAGTGGAATCCGAGTGTCAAGTGGCCTGGATTCTGCAATGAACAGATTCTTTTGTGTCCCCGGAAACACCGGTGGATGGTCGTTAATGTccttcacctccacctccacatggaaaacctgcAGCGGCCTGTCCACGATCACCTCCAGGTGGATGCTGCACTCCGCGCTCCGCCCGCACAGTTCCTCCCGGTCGATCCGAGAATTCACAAACAAAATGCCATTCTGCAGATTTACCTCCAGAAGGTCCCCGCGGTCCTTGGTCGCCACCCGGAACAGGCGCGGCACCAGCTCCGCCAGCTCCAGTCCCAGGTCCTGCGCGATGCGGCCCACGAAGGTGCCGTGTTTGGCCTCCTCGGGAACCGAGTAGTGCAGCTGGCCGCTCCCCGCCTCCCAAATtgtgagaaggagaaaggagagcagCAAGCGCTGGGGTTCCTGTGAGCTTGCCCAGGAAAATTCCATCTCAAAGTACACGGGAACTTGTGCACAGgaacttacatttaaaaatatataggggTCTCGTCTCAAAGTTAGGAGAAATCTTCTGATCAGTCCAGTGCCGCTGCATCCTCCATTTTCAGACTCCCGGTTGTGGATACAGCTTCCAATAAGAATgggagggatttttttctttctttctctcctttattctcttAAAGGGGATCTATTTTATGGTAAAAGAGCGACACCATGTGGCTCCAAAACATAAGTATCGATTCCGAAAATCCACAAAACTAGAACTGCCAGCTCTAATTTGTGCTTAGGTTCTCCTTTTTTGCAGAATGGAATTACATTTTCTATCTCCAAGGTATGCATTTTGTACTTCTAGTTGATTGCGTGTGAGTAGTTTTGCTGAAGCGGCATCTTTTATCATGTGGAAATTCTTCTTTCATGTGAGTTTTAAGTATTTAGAGACACCCAGCTGtagttaatatatattttgtaacCATACAATTGCGAGGTGTTGATTGGGAAAATTCATAATAGATTCCTTGTGTTTCATAGAATGCTGGGGGTTCTTATTAATGATGACACCCTTTTAGTTCAGCCCTGGATTTGTATTACTGGTGTTGAATCATGAGAGGAACAGTACCTAGGGAACCTCTGATTGCAAGAACAAGCCACTGAAAGGggaatttacaaatattttgtttcaagAAATCAAAGACTATCCGAAATTAACTACATGTCTTCACTGTCACCTAAGGGTCAAATGTGCAAGGAAGTATTAACAAGGAAATAACAACTTGTAGTAGATAGCTAGTGTGGAAAAGTGTTCCAAATAATGTAAATAATTCACCTCCCAACAGCAAGGGTGGAATTCTCATTTTTACTTTCATGGTGTAGaaattcctgcctgttttccagAATCTAAGATGCCTAATCTCTTATTTTCTCCTATTGTTCTCATATATTTTGATCAAACGCTATTTTACTACTTCCAATAACATTTTCTATTActaaacaaatacagtaatttgTTTCCCCATCAGCTCTACACTCTATGTAAACCAATTTCTTCCATGTTATTACAAATGAAAAGTCCTCTGATCTTTGAGGAATTTCATGATCAAACCAATTGGACAGGTCTTTCACCCTTTTTTATAAGCTGCAGCACCCAGACGGAATCACCTGAGACATTTATTACTCTTATTTTTGTCTTGTGTATACTTGTCCTTGGGTATGTATGGCCtcttttgaaataataattttaaagatagTTGTTGTACATTTGTAGTTTAATAGCTCAGAGATAGTTATCTAGCATTTTCTGGATATTTATCCAATGGAAATGGTTAACTTTTCTTAAATTACCTATAATATGTGTTAATTTGAGGTGGTTCTATAGCTAGTCTGGAAAATATATTTCAGCACCTCTAATTTTGAAGAAtcacaaaatgcaaaaatattttccctaagacaatgtatatattttaatttccacattgaaaatctgagttttacCTTAATTTTCATGCCAATTTTTGGCAATTGTGATCTTAGACTCATCTTGGGTCTTAATGGGAAATGGAGAGACTGAACAAATATAGTACAATATATTGTTCCATTAAAACTTAATATTGAAGGAGATGGTAGCCATTTCCAGACTCTATTTTCACTATTAAATTCATAAACTTTTTCCTCCAGGTTTgtttaacaaaaaaaatcaatctacTGAGAATAGTTTCAGGTTCTGTCTCTGTTTAGAGCCACACTCAGGAAAAGCAAATTTCTGAATCAAAAGAAAGTCAGAGTACTTTCATTGTTTAAGGGCCCAAATTGAACATTTTTACAAAATGATCATGAATGTCGGGCacactggaagaaagaaaaaagaagtcccTTCTCACTTTGCTGATTTTACAGAATATTTAAATGCACAGATTAGAGATTCAATAGAATTCAAAtggatatttatttgaaataaatacatattaaatatttatttagcatagCACCAATACATCTCTAAGAAGAACAAATCTCCTtagaaaaagttttcaaaacatcTTTGCCAAGAGACTTTTAATTAAGAATTGCAAGGGAGAGCTGGATTCAAAGACTGAGGTCCCATACTGGGGGAGACAAGAACTTTGGATAACCCTATTATTTACAACAAGATGAAAACAGGACTAATAATGTAAGCATTGAACTGAGGCTGGGTATGCTCTGCCTAATACTTGATGGACGAGGGGGCAGAGAATGATAgtgccataaaataaaaaatggaagaggggaaagggaggaatgAGGAAAAGATCCATTTTAAATGTTTGACTCCCCACAAAATCATTGAGTATTAATCAGTTTTCATTTTGACTACAAATTCTTTCCAGGGTCAATGAAAATTGTATGGGAGCCCAACCAATTTCTCTTGGAGAAGAGAAATGAACATACACATGGGAGGAATAATTGTAAAATTGTTTCACTTGAATTTTATTTGGGGCCAGTTACCTGAAGGTTTCTACTTACTGTGTGGCAGATTGGCAGGCAGAATCCAGAGAAGTTTTACTAGTAAGGACATTGACAAAATAAACCTAATAAACCTAGTATCCTTACTCTTGTACACAAAGAAGCTAATGGATAAGAAGTATGAACCAGAACCATAAAATACTAGGGAAAGTTTTAAGTTACATACATAGTATTCCACTCAAGAAATTGTTCAAATGAAAACAATTCTTAACAAATTAAAACATTCTTTTCAAAAGGACATTTAAATATACTATAGGAGTATTAAATTTACACTtcaaattgatattttaaatattattaataaaagtaaaaagaaaggaaagatggacaaagatacaattttgaaaataatagttGTTATTCTAGTGTTTTTTGACCCTTTGGGAAATCTAACAACATTTATGGTTTTGCCAAATAAGAGCATAAATCCtttcaaaagaaatacagaagatGAACTGAGACTCCAAAGAATGAATAAGAGAATAAAAGAGGCTACATAAAAGACAATTGGTAAATGAACTAATATTTGAAGCAGAAGACGTAAATGCATAACAAACAGGAGTAGTGAATATTTAATTGGGCTCAAAAAAAGGACAGTTACAAGTCTACTACCACTTAAAAGGAATTCCTAAGGAAAAGATACTGAAGCATTAGCCAGGGAATGGTTGACCGAAAGTTAGAGTTAATTTCTCTAAATAATGCAATTcatgcaagaaaaaaatatttccatttgtaCCCAGCCATTGAGCAAAAAACAATCCCACTACTGCACTTGGCAACAAAACCAAACATTACACGTGTGAATCTCACGAGTAACTGATGATTTGATTCAAAATTTAGTCACAAAAAACTGACCGTTTTAATCACAAGAGTAGTGATAAGAAAATGTTGATACAAAGAACATAATGCAGTGCAATTCACTTTTAAGAAATTTCCAAAGGAATGAAAACACTACAGTATTAAAACAAGGACATTTTGTAAaggatgaataaaaagaaaaattactcacTTTGTCAGAGAAATCAAGTTCTGCAACCAGTTGGTCCTCTTTATCTTGGTTAACAGGACATGGTGGAAGACTGGGGCTGAAGGCCATGAGGTCAGTCTTGGGTGGCACCTCTCCAGAGCACACCCTCTGCCTCCTCTGCTGTGTGTATGACCAGCTCCCCACCGCACTGGAGCACACCAGCATGGGCTTCCCAGGCCCGCACATGCTCCCAGAAGGCGCCGCTGAGCAACGCAGCGCGGTGTATAACAGCAACGTGAGCACCAGCAGACTGGACACCGCGCAGATGGCGATGATCAGGTACACATTGACATTCACCAGCGCAGCCTCAGAGCTGGAAGCTCCAACCGAAGTTCGCAAGACTTTTGGCTCCTGGCCACTGTCCACCAGAGACACCAGCACAGTGACGGTGGCCATCAGCGCTGGCTCGCCATGGTCCTTCACCAACACCAACAAGCGCTGGCGCGGCGCATCAGCCTCGTCGAGGGCGCGCGTCGTGCTGATCTCGCCCGTGTACAGCCCCACGCGGAACGGGCTGCGCGCACCACCCGCCGCCGGCTGCAGCTCATAAGACAGCCACGCGTTGTAGCCAGAGTCCGCGTCCACCGCGCGCACCTTCGCCACCACGTGGCCCGCGCCCACTGACCGCGACACCAGCTCGCTCACCGCGCCGCCCACAGCAGGCCCCAGCAGCGCGGGCGCATTGTCGTTCTCATCCAGCACGAACACCTGCAGCGTCACGTTGCTGCCCAGGGGCGGCACGCCAGCGTCGCGCGCGCTCACCTGGAACTGCAGCAGCTCCAGCTCCTCGTGGTCCAGCGGCTGCAGCGCGTACACCTTGCCGCTCTCCGCGTGCACCGACACGTAGCTCGACAGCGCGCGCTCGCCCACCCGCCGCTCCACCAGCGAGTAGGACACCAGCGCGTTCTCCTGCGCGTCCACGTCCCGCGCCGACACCGTGAAGATGTGCGAACCCGGCGCGTTGTTCTCCTTCACGAACACCGTGTACTCGGGCTGCGCGAACGCAGGCGCGTTGTCGTTCACGTCGGCCACCTCCACGGACACGCTGGCCGTGGCCCACAGCGAGGGCGAGCCCCCGTCCCGCGCGGTCACCACCACCTTATAGTCAGATACGGTCTCTCGGTCCAGCTCGCCATCCAGCACCAATGAATAGTAATTCTTGAAAGTGGACACTAACTTGAAAGGAATATTAGGTGTCAAGGAGCAGGTCACATCTCCGTTGGTTCCAGAATCAAGGTCCCACACGCTGATCAGGGCGATAACAGTGCCCAAGGAAGCACTTTCTCTGATTGGAAGTGATAGAGACTTGAATTCCAAATTCGGCACATTATCATTGGTGTCCTCTACTTCTACAATAACTCTACAATGGCCAGAGAGTGGGAGTTGTCCCTTGTCAGTGGCCTCTACGAGAATTTCATAGGATTTGCATTCCTCAAAATCAATATATCCATTTACAATAATCAGTCCTGCATTTGGGTCTATGTGGAACTTGTGTTTCACGTTTGGTGAAATATCGgctgaaaatgaataaataatgtcCCCATTCAAACCTTCGTCTAAATCTGAGGCGTTAAGATTAATTAATAACGTTCCCTTTGGAACATTTTCTGGTAACTTCACTGTATACAGTGTTCTGTCAAAAACTGGAGCATTGTCATTGGCATCCAGAACTGTGACGAGTAACTGAACAGTGCCGGTCAGCTCGGGTTTGCCTCCATCCGTGACAGTGAGTAATAAAAATATCTCCGGAGTTTCTTCTCGGTCTAAAGATTTTCGTAATACAAGTCCAAGACCCTTTATCCGTTCATCACTGGATGGTTTTTCCACCGAAAAATACTCATTCGGGCTCAGTCTGTAAGTCAACAGAGCATTTGTTCCGATATCTGCATCCGACGCGCCCTCTAGTGGAATCCGAGTGTCAAGTGGCCTGGATTCTGCAATGAACAGATTCTTTTGTGTCCCCGGAAACACCGGTGGATGGTCGTTAATGTccttcacctccacctccacatggaaaacctgcAGCGGCCTGTCCACGATCACCTCCAGGTGGATGCTGCACTCCGCGCTCCGCCCGCACAGTTCCTCCCGGTCGATCCGAGAATTCACAAACAAAATGCCATTCTGCAGATTTACCTCCAGAAGGTCCCCGCGGTCCTTGGTCGCCACCCGGAACAGGCGCGGCACCAGCTCCGCCAGCTCCAGTCCCAGGTCCTGCGCGATGCGGCCCACGAAGGTGCCGTGTTTGGCCTCCTCGGGAACCGAGTAGTGCAGCTGGCCGCTCCCCGCCTCCCAAATtgtgagaaggagaaaggagagcagCAAGCGCTGGGGTTCCTGTGAGCTTGCCCAGGAAAATTCCATCTCAAAGTACACGGGAACTTGTGCACAGgaacttacatttaaaaatatataggggT contains:
- the LOC109702582 gene encoding protocadherin alpha-4 isoform X8, which translates into the protein MEFSWASSQEPQRLLLSFLLLTIWEAGSGQLHYSVPEEAKHGTFVGRIAQDLGLELAELVPRLFRVATKDRGDLLEVNLQNGILFVNSRIDREELCGRSAECSIHLEVIVDRPLQVFHVEVEVKDINDHPPVFPGTQKNLFIAESRPLDTRIPLEGASDADIGTNALLTYRLSPNEYFSVEKPSSDERIKGLGLVLRKSLDREETPEIFLLLTVTDGGKPELTGTVQLLVTVLDANDNAPVFDRTLYTVKLPENVPKGTLLINLNASDLDEGLNGDIIYSFSADISPNVKHKFHIDPNAGLIIVNGYIDFEECKSYEILVEATDKGQLPLSGHCRVIVEVEDTNDNVPNLEFKSLSLPIRESASLGTVIALISVWDLDSGTNGDVTCSLTPNIPFKLVSTFKNYYSLVLDGELDRETVSDYKVVVTARDGGSPSLWATASVSVEVADVNDNAPAFAQPEYTVFVKENNAPGSHIFTVSARDVDAQENALVSYSLVERRVGERALSSYVSVHAESGKVYALQPLDHEELELLQFQVSARDAGVPPLGSNVTLQVFVLDENDNAPALLGPAVGGAVSELVSRSVGAGHVVAKVRAVDADSGYNAWLSYELQPAAGGARSPFRVGLYTGEISTTRALDEADAPRQRLLVLVKDHGEPALMATATVLVSLVDGGQTPKASSRALVNAADPEVALVNVNVYLIIAICAVSSLLVLTLLLYTALRCSVAPSGSMCGPGKPMLVCSSAVGSCWYSQQRQQRVCSGEVPPKTDLMAFSPCVPDSRDREDQLQPTGDSFGKPRQPNPDWRYSASLRAGMHSSVHLEEAGILRAGPGGPDQQWPTVSSATPEPEAGEVSPPVGAGVNSNSWTFKYGPGNPKQSGPGELPDKFIIPGSPAIISIRQEPTNSQIDKSDFITFGKKEETKKKKKKKKGNKTQEKKEKGNSTTDNSDQ